In Kytococcus sedentarius DSM 20547, the sequence GCGAAGCTTGTCGCGAACCCGCGGCTGCGCGCGTATGTCGCTGATCGCCTGTCGGGGAAGATAACGCGCCCTGATGGCACAGTCGTCACCGGTCCCGAGCCGCCGCGGTTCACCGGGAGAGGCAAGCCGCACCGGAAAGACAGGGCATGGTCCTGGGCTTGGAGTCCAGAGCAGATCTCGCACCGGTTGAAGATCGATTTCCCGGATGATGAGTCCATGCGCATCAGCCCGGAGGCGATCTACCAGTCGCTCTATATCGAGGGTCGTGGCGCGCTCAAGCGCGAGCTCGTCTGGAACCTCCGCACGGGCCGGGCGTTGCGCGTCCCGAGGGAGCGGTCACGGCGGAAGACCTGGGCGCACGTCACGCCGGAGACGCTCATCAGCGAACGGCCAGCGGAGGCCGCCGATCGCGCGGTCCCGGGCCATTGGGAGGGTGACCTGCTGATCGGGTTGGAGCGCTCCGCGGTCGGCACGGTCGTCGAGCGCAAGACCCGTTACACGTTGCTCGTCCATCTCCCACGGGAGGAGGGCTATCGGCATAAGGAGACGCCGAAGAACGGGCCGGCCCTGGCGGGCTACGGCGCCATCACGATGAAGAGCGCCCTCGCGAACACGATGTCGACGTTGCCGGCCCAGCTGGCGCGGTCGTTGACCTGGGATCGCGGCAAGGAGATGTCCGCGCACGCGCAGTTCCGCGTCGAGACGGGCATCCCAGTGTTCTTCGCTGATCCGCAGTCGCCCTGGCAGCGCGGGACGAACGAGAACACCAACGGGTTGCTGCGACAGTACTTCCCGAAGGGCACCGACCTGTCCCGATGGAGCGCTGAAGACATCGAAGCCGTCGCATTCGCACTGAACACGCGGCCTCGGAAGTCGCTCGGATGGATGACGCCCGCGGAGGCATTCAATGAGCAGCTACTGTTGCTCCAACAGGCCGGTGTTGCATCGACTGGTTGAGCCCGGTCAGTTCCGGTCGCGCACCTACCTCTGCGCGCTGCACCGGCATGGCCTGACCGGGTCCATGGGGCGTGTGGCCTCCAGCGCGGACAACGCCGCGATGGAGTCCTTCTTCGCCCTGGTGCACAAGAACGTCCTGAACAGCCGCCGCTGGGCCACCCGGGAGCAGCTCCGGCTGGCCATCGTCACCTGGATCGAGCGGACCTACCACCGCAGACGCCGGCAACGGGCTCTGGGCAAGACCACCCCGATCGAGTTTGAGACCATCTACTGGCCCGCTCACGCGGCCTGAAACACCACACCCGAAGTGTCAACCAAACCTACAGCGGTCCCGTGCCCGTTAATCCGGCTCTTCGGAGTTGAGCGTGGGTCATGGGGTGAGTCCTCCGCCGATGAGGAGCATGCGCAGTCGGTAGTTGTGGCGGTTGCGG encodes:
- a CDS encoding IS30 family transposase — translated: MVRRQQAADRAVRPKLRSPGHPKFQKPVEAAFWGEIAKGLLAEEAAGACGVAPAVGARWFRHAGGMAPFDITQQPSGRYLSFVEREEIAILKEKGKGVREIARAIGRDAGTISRELRRNAATRGGKLEYRASVAQWKADMAAKRPKVAKLVANPRLRAYVADRLSGKITRPDGTVVTGPEPPRFTGRGKPHRKDRAWSWAWSPEQISHRLKIDFPDDESMRISPEAIYQSLYIEGRGALKRELVWNLRTGRALRVPRERSRRKTWAHVTPETLISERPAEAADRAVPGHWEGDLLIGLERSAVGTVVERKTRYTLLVHLPREEGYRHKETPKNGPALAGYGAITMKSALANTMSTLPAQLARSLTWDRGKEMSAHAQFRVETGIPVFFADPQSPWQRGTNENTNGLLRQYFPKGTDLSRWSAEDIEAVAFALNTRPRKSLGWMTPAEAFNEQLLLLQQAGVASTG